A window of Candidatus Zixiibacteriota bacterium contains these coding sequences:
- a CDS encoding phosphoribosylformylglycinamidine cyclo-ligase, which produces MSGQGLSYKDSGVDIASGDEATERIKQLVKKTYNPAVLNGIGGFGGLFDGRFKGLKQPVLVSSADGVGTKLKLAFLTGKHDTVGQDLVNHCTNDILVMGARPLFFLDYFATGKLVPAVVADVVAGMARACKENGCALIGGETAEMPGFYQENEYDLAGFIVGVVERSRIVDGSKIRPGDLVLGLESSGLHTNGYSLARRLFFDKLNLAPDSPIPGLGQTVAEALMAVHRSYLKPITKLREQVAVHGLAHITGGGIPGNLVRVLPKNCRAVIAKSAWAVPPLFRFMQEQGDIAESDLYSAFNMGIGLMLVISAKDRDAALRSLKRQKVACHVVGEIVRGKREVSLQ; this is translated from the coding sequence GTGAGCGGACAGGGACTGTCGTACAAGGATTCCGGCGTCGACATCGCCTCCGGGGATGAGGCCACCGAACGCATCAAACAACTCGTCAAGAAAACCTACAACCCCGCCGTCCTCAATGGCATCGGCGGCTTCGGCGGTCTCTTTGACGGCAGATTCAAAGGCCTCAAGCAGCCCGTGCTCGTCTCCTCGGCCGATGGCGTCGGTACTAAGCTCAAACTTGCATTTCTGACCGGCAAACACGACACGGTCGGCCAGGACCTCGTCAACCACTGCACCAACGATATCCTCGTCATGGGCGCGCGGCCGCTCTTCTTCCTCGACTATTTCGCCACCGGCAAACTCGTGCCTGCCGTCGTCGCCGACGTCGTTGCCGGCATGGCCCGCGCCTGCAAGGAAAACGGCTGCGCCCTGATCGGCGGTGAAACTGCCGAAATGCCCGGCTTTTACCAGGAAAACGAATACGACCTCGCCGGCTTTATCGTCGGCGTCGTCGAACGCTCCCGTATCGTCGACGGCTCCAAAATCAGACCCGGCGACCTGGTGCTCGGCCTCGAATCCTCCGGCCTTCACACCAACGGCTACTCGCTGGCGCGCAGACTCTTCTTCGACAAGCTCAACCTTGCGCCCGACTCGCCAATCCCCGGACTCGGTCAGACTGTCGCTGAAGCGCTCATGGCCGTCCACCGCAGCTATCTTAAACCGATTACCAAACTCCGCGAGCAGGTCGCTGTCCACGGCTTGGCCCATATCACCGGCGGTGGCATCCCCGGCAACCTCGTCCGCGTCCTGCCGAAAAACTGCCGCGCGGTCATCGCTAAATCCGCCTGGGCCGTACCGCCCCTCTTTCGCTTCATGCAAGAGCAGGGCGACATCGCCGAATCCGATCTGTACTCCGCCTTCAATATGGGCATCGGCCTGATGCTGGTCATCTCCGCGAAAGACCGCGACGCCGCGCTGCGCAGCTTGAAACGCCAGAAAGTTGCCTGCCATGTCGTCGGCGAAATTGTCCGCGGCAAACGTGAGGTCAGCCTCCAGTGA
- the lnt gene encoding apolipoprotein N-acyltransferase yields MRFRFPQRLILLLLAAVFFSLAFEPSPLWFLIYFFVPLFIAAIRGLGFREGFRSGWGFGVVTAVLTLYWVVYVNVVGVILLILVHSIYYGFVGGILGSATRRFGRAGIALTPFLWVGMEYLRAQTQVSFPWQNLAYTQAANTVIVQLAEISGDATITFFIAFVGLLLYLAYTNLRRLILSISLFVAVIILYTGAYFWGASRFQPLAPDFTVAALQGNIPVQQKWQNGRADHNFQTYEALSAEAAAAGAKLLVWPESAAPMYLNLEPPYMDWIASMARRNSVDIMTGGLHMTRLPDGTRRYFNSTYYFTPVGRDPRIYDKHWLVPFGEHMPYAERITAIAKFREFVKERLALDISDFHPGDSLVLFESNGRKFGTLICFEIAYNEFVRDLVNRGADFLTVITNDDWFGETAGPYQHAAIPIFRAVENRVWIVRAANTGISAIFDPYGRVVAKTKLGEKTFLAGNIGHRGPVTLFQKHGAVLGKICLAVSLLAGIILAVAKKRHDTWQADHIHPRA; encoded by the coding sequence ATGCGCTTCCGCTTTCCTCAACGCCTGATCTTGCTCCTCTTGGCGGCTGTATTCTTCAGCCTTGCCTTCGAACCGTCACCGTTGTGGTTTCTGATCTATTTCTTTGTTCCGCTCTTTATCGCCGCCATCCGCGGACTCGGGTTTCGCGAGGGCTTCCGCAGCGGCTGGGGTTTCGGCGTCGTCACTGCCGTTCTCACCCTCTATTGGGTCGTCTACGTCAACGTCGTCGGCGTCATTCTCCTGATTCTCGTGCACTCGATCTACTACGGCTTCGTCGGCGGTATCCTCGGCAGTGCCACGCGCCGTTTTGGCCGCGCCGGCATTGCGCTTACGCCCTTCCTCTGGGTCGGCATGGAGTACCTCCGCGCGCAAACGCAGGTCTCCTTCCCGTGGCAAAATCTCGCTTACACGCAGGCCGCCAACACCGTCATCGTCCAACTGGCTGAAATCAGCGGCGATGCCACGATCACCTTTTTCATCGCGTTCGTCGGCCTCTTGCTCTACCTTGCTTACACTAACCTGCGCCGCCTGATTCTCTCGATCAGCCTCTTTGTCGCGGTCATCATCCTCTACACCGGCGCCTATTTCTGGGGCGCCTCGCGCTTCCAGCCCCTCGCACCCGATTTCACCGTCGCCGCACTCCAGGGCAACATCCCCGTCCAGCAGAAGTGGCAGAACGGCCGCGCTGATCACAACTTCCAGACCTACGAGGCACTCAGCGCCGAGGCCGCTGCTGCCGGCGCTAAATTGCTGGTCTGGCCCGAGAGTGCCGCACCCATGTACCTCAATCTCGAACCGCCCTACATGGACTGGATCGCGTCCATGGCCCGCCGCAACAGCGTCGATATCATGACTGGCGGCCTCCACATGACACGCCTCCCCGACGGCACCCGCCGCTACTTCAACTCGACCTACTACTTCACGCCCGTTGGCCGCGATCCGCGCATCTACGATAAACACTGGCTCGTGCCCTTCGGCGAACATATGCCCTACGCCGAGAGAATTACCGCCATCGCCAAGTTCCGCGAGTTCGTCAAGGAACGCCTCGCGCTCGATATCTCCGACTTCCATCCCGGCGACAGCCTCGTGCTGTTCGAATCCAACGGCCGCAAGTTCGGCACGCTGATCTGCTTCGAAATCGCCTACAACGAATTTGTCCGCGACCTGGTTAATCGCGGCGCCGACTTCCTCACCGTCATTACCAACGATGACTGGTTCGGCGAAACCGCCGGTCCCTACCAGCACGCCGCCATCCCGATCTTTCGCGCCGTCGAAAATCGCGTCTGGATCGTCCGCGCCGCCAACACCGGCATCAGCGCGATCTTTGATCCCTATGGTCGCGTCGTCGCTAAAACCAAACTCGGCGAAAAAACCTTCCTCGCCGGCAACATCGGCCACCGCGGCCCCGTCACGCTCTTCCAGAAACATGGCGCCGTTCTCGGCAAGATTTGCCTTGCTGTCAGCTTGCTTGCAGGTATAATTCTTGCCGTTGCGAAGAAACGTCATGATACCTGGCAAGCTGATCACATTCATCCTCGCGCTTAG